A window from Anomalospiza imberbis isolate Cuckoo-Finch-1a 21T00152 chromosome 8, ASM3175350v1, whole genome shotgun sequence encodes these proteins:
- the LOC137478094 gene encoding D(1)-like dopamine receptor — MGSAALGGGPWVLRALTGCLLGALVLSTLLGNALVCLAILRFRHLRNKVTNWFVLSLAISDLCVALLVMPWKAVTEVAGGSWLFGSHFCDTWVAFDIMCSTASILHLCIISLDRYWAIASPFRYERRMTQRLACAMIAMAWALSILISFIPVQLHWHKAKDSRDPGSWLPGTPRCDVRLNRTYAITSSLISFYIPVAIMIITYTRIYRIAQAQIRRISTLERAGGQWPAPGKEPTSSLRSSLHKETRVLQTLSIIMGVFVCCWLPFFLLNCLLPFCQPSLEEDPEGQSLCIGQTTFNVFVWFGWANSSVNPVIYAFNADFRRAFSNLLGCQCCCCGTPESPVERVNFSNELVSYHHDTTCQKEAAVPLSVPPAATTAWVQPVPHAINLQGEESSEEMSMEKRVLTSLTQTALGSSPNSCQVPAILQLDCKAKPSL; from the coding sequence ATGGGGAGCGCGGCGCTGGGGGGCGGCCCGTGGGTGCTGCGGGCACTCACCGGGTGCCTGCTGGGCGCCCTGGTGCTGAGCACGCTGCTGGGCAATGCGCTTGTGTGCCTCGCCATCCTGCGCTTCCGCCACCTCCGCAACAAGGTCACCAACTGGTTCGTGCTGTCACTGGCCATCTCGGACCTCTGCGTGGCCCTTTTGGTGATGCCCTGGAAGGCGGTCACTGAGGTGGCCGGAGGCTCCTGGCTCTTTGGCAGCCACTTTTGTGACACCTGGGTGGCCTTCGACATCATGTGCTCCACTGCCTCCATCCTCCacctctgcatcatcagcctggACCGGTACTGGGCCATCGCCAGCCCCTTTCGCTATGAGCGCAGGATGACGCAGCGCCTTGCTTGTGCCATGATAGCCATGGCCTGGGCTCTCTCCATCCTCATCTCCTTCATCCCCGTGCAGCTACACTGGCATAAAGCCAAGGACAGTAGAGATCCAGGCTCCTGGCTACCTGGGACACCCCGCTGTGACGTCAGGTTGAACCGCACTTATGCCATCACCTCCTCCCTTATCAGCTTCTACATCCCCGTGGCCATAATGATCATCACCTATACCAGGATCTACAGAATTGCCCAGGCCCAGATCCGCCGCATCTCCACCCTTGAGAGAGCAGGGGGGCAGTggccagctcctggcaaggAGCCCACCTCCTCTTTGCGGAGTTCCTTGCACAAGGAGACCAGGGTGCTGCAGACCCTTTCTATCATAATGGGAGTCTTTGTTTGCTGCTGGCTGCCCTTCTTCCTGCTGAACTGCCTGCTGCCtttctgccagcccagcctcGAGGAGGACCCTGAAGGACAGTCACTCTGTATTGGCCAAACCACCTTCAACGTCTTTGTGTGGTTTGGCTGGGCCAACTCTTCAGTGAATCCAGTGATCTATGCTTTCAACGCAGACTTCAGGAGGGCTTTCAGCAATCTCTTgggctgccagtgctgctgctgtggcacaCCTGAATCCCCTGTGGAGAGGGTCAACTTCAGCAATGAGCTGGTTTCCTATCACCATGACACCACCTGCCAGAAGGAAGCAGCTGTCCCATTGTCAGTgcctcctgctgccaccactGCCTGGGTGCAGCCCGTGCCCCATGCCATAAACCTccagggtgaggagagcagtGAGGAGATGTCTATGGAGAAGAGGGTCCTGACTTCTCTGACACAGACTGCCCTTGGCAGCAGCCCTAACAGTTGTCAAGTGCCTGCTATTTTGCAATTGGATTGCAAGGCAAAGCCATCCCTGTAA